The Rathayibacter sp. VKM Ac-2759 genome includes a region encoding these proteins:
- a CDS encoding four-helix bundle copper-binding protein, translating into MDSTTAMIKAYPKDLGGIDQAALAACIDACLECAQVCTACADACLSEDMVSELVKCIRTNQDCADICTATGAVLSRHTGYDVTITRTILEACLQACRACAEQCEQHAEMHEHCKVCAEACRRCESACMKLLETL; encoded by the coding sequence ATGGACAGCACGACGGCGATGATCAAGGCGTACCCGAAGGATCTGGGCGGTATCGACCAGGCGGCACTGGCAGCGTGCATCGATGCATGTTTGGAGTGCGCGCAGGTGTGTACTGCATGCGCAGACGCATGCCTGAGCGAGGACATGGTGAGCGAACTGGTGAAGTGCATCCGCACCAACCAAGACTGCGCCGACATCTGCACTGCGACCGGAGCCGTTCTCTCCCGCCACACCGGCTATGACGTCACCATCACCCGAACCATCCTTGAGGCGTGTCTTCAGGCGTGCAGGGCGTGCGCAGAGCAGTGCGAGCAGCACGCGGAGATGCACGAGCACTGCAAGGTGTGCGCGGAGGCGTGCCGGCGTTGCGAAAGCGCCTGCATGAAACTCCTCGAGACGCTCTGA